Proteins found in one Hirundo rustica isolate bHirRus1 chromosome Z, bHirRus1.pri.v3, whole genome shotgun sequence genomic segment:
- the LOC120765902 gene encoding molybdopterin synthase sulfur carrier subunit-like, producing MRCQVSVLYFARSAELAGLRCETLSVPREITSLQLWEEIVKVRPRLAAIRDQVIFAVRQEYVLLGDQLLVLQPGDEVAIIPPISGG from the exons ATGCGCTGCCAG GTCTCCGTGCTGTATTTCGCCAGGAGCGCGGAGCTGGCGGGGCTGCGCTGCGAGACCCTCTCGGTGCCTCGGGAGATCacatctctgcagctctgggaggagaTCGTCAAGGTCCGCCCCAG ACTTGCTGCCATCCGGGATCAGGTGATATTTGCTGTTCGACAGGAGTACGTACTTCTTGGAGATCAGCTTCTGGTCCTGCAGCCTGGAGACGAGGTTGCCATCATCCCACCAATTAGTGGAGGCTGA
- the LOC120765901 gene encoding molybdopterin synthase catalytic subunit: protein MEESEDVPKDFVKLKCEKLSVDEVSELVVSPYCGAVSLFIGTTRNNFEGKKVIHLEYEAYTSMAETEIKKICRNVRQKWPSVKHIAVHHRLGVVPITEASVIIAVSSPHRAESLEAVMYCINTLKASVPIWKKEIYEDEYSWKENKECFWANSEK from the exons ATGGAAGAAAGTGAAGATGTGCCAAAAGATTTTGTCAAGCTCAAGTGTGAAAAGCTTTCTGTAGATGAAGTGTCAGAGCTGGTTGTTTCACCATACTGTGGGGCAGTGTCTCTGTTCATTG gTACtacaagaaataattttgagggaaaaaaagtgattcaCTTAGAATATGAAGCATATACTTCAATGGCAgagactgaaataaagaaaatctgcaGAAATGTTAGACAGAAATGGCCTTCAGTCAAACATATTGCGGTGCACCATAGACTTGG TGTGGTTCCAATAACTGAAGCAAGTGTAATTATTGCAGTCTCCTCTCCACACAGAGCAGAATCCCTTGAAGCTGTAATGTACTGCATCAATACCTTAAAAGCATCTGTCCCAATATGGAAAAAG GAGATTTACGAAGATGAATATTCttggaaggaaaacaaggaatgcTTTTGggcaaattcagaaaaataa